A DNA window from Comamonas sp. 26 contains the following coding sequences:
- a CDS encoding DUF389 domain-containing protein: MRPNLLFLFDLRKDQQEPSVIDETVRSGAQFGGTNLWVLFFAILIASVGLNTNSTAVIIGAMLISPLMGPIVGMGYGAAVQDLGLIRMAGKNLAIFVVLSLLTSVLYFTLSPLEQPQSELMARTFPTLWDVLIAAFGGAAGMVAVTRRSYNNIVPGVAIATALMPPLCTAGFGIAHSRRDMFGGAFYLFIINSMFIGASTLAVAKLLRLPRQGELDEVTRKRHRLIIALGLTAVLVPSVWMGYRLVQQEVFASAAVRVARDLEAEPNSHVLMHEVDAGARTLRLIVVGRTDEAQLREQVKRRMLNDGQADVTVLVRDAGDDSLNVEKLRSELQEGVNKTLVEQVKSMDAQLKSLQQDVAQAKEQPAVRAVDALALLQEVQAQQPLVCALTLAQGERSDNASDAAQPSTVVVLDVANNLNTHDRDSLSRWLGVRLEKTEVQLIERLDSRLLNARDKNRRKQTTCSPKS, encoded by the coding sequence ATGCGCCCGAACCTGCTTTTTCTCTTTGACCTGCGCAAGGATCAGCAGGAGCCGTCCGTCATCGACGAGACGGTGCGTTCGGGCGCGCAATTTGGCGGTACCAACCTGTGGGTGCTGTTCTTCGCCATCCTGATCGCGTCCGTGGGGCTCAATACGAACTCCACCGCCGTGATCATCGGCGCTATGCTGATCTCGCCGCTGATGGGCCCCATCGTGGGCATGGGCTACGGTGCGGCCGTGCAAGATCTGGGCTTGATCCGCATGGCGGGCAAGAACCTGGCCATCTTCGTGGTCCTGAGTTTGCTGACTTCGGTGCTGTACTTCACGCTCAGCCCGCTTGAGCAACCCCAGTCCGAGCTGATGGCGCGCACTTTCCCCACGCTGTGGGATGTGCTGATCGCCGCTTTCGGCGGCGCGGCTGGCATGGTGGCGGTGACGCGTCGCAGCTACAACAACATCGTGCCGGGCGTGGCGATTGCCACAGCCCTCATGCCCCCGCTTTGTACCGCAGGCTTTGGCATTGCCCATAGCCGCAGGGACATGTTTGGCGGCGCTTTCTACCTGTTCATCATCAACAGCATGTTCATCGGCGCGTCCACCCTGGCGGTGGCCAAGCTGCTGCGCTTGCCGCGCCAGGGTGAACTCGACGAAGTGACGCGCAAGCGTCACCGGCTCATCATCGCGCTGGGCCTGACGGCGGTGCTGGTGCCCAGCGTGTGGATGGGCTATCGCCTGGTGCAGCAAGAGGTGTTTGCCAGTGCAGCGGTCCGCGTGGCTCGGGATCTGGAAGCGGAACCCAACAGCCATGTACTGATGCATGAGGTGGATGCTGGAGCGCGCACGCTGCGCCTGATCGTGGTGGGCCGGACCGACGAAGCCCAGCTGCGCGAACAGGTCAAGCGCCGCATGCTCAACGATGGGCAGGCCGATGTGACGGTGCTGGTGCGTGATGCCGGTGACGATTCGCTCAATGTCGAAAAGCTGCGCAGCGAGCTGCAGGAAGGCGTGAACAAGACGCTGGTCGAGCAGGTCAAGTCCATGGATGCGCAGCTCAAGAGCTTGCAGCAGGATGTGGCACAAGCCAAGGAACAGCCCGCCGTCCGGGCGGTGGATGCCTTGGCGCTGCTCCAGGAAGTGCAAGCCCAGCAGCCGCTGGTCTGCGCGCTGACCCTGGCGCAAGGCGAGCGCTCTGACAACGCGAGCGACGCAGCCCAGCCAAGCACGGTGGTGGTACTGGATGTCGCCAACAACTTAAACACGCACGACCGGGACAGCCTGAGCCGCTGGCTTGGCGTGCGACTAGAAAAAACTGAAGTGCAGTTGATCGAGCGACTGGATTCCCGCTTGCTCAACGCTAGAGATAAAAACCGAAGGAAGCAGACAACATGTTCACCAAAATCCTGA